CGGACGGGTAGCATCTTCAGATGGTCGCGCGACTATCACGCAGAAATGGACGACAAAAGATCTTTTATGCCCTCACCCCTTTCTTCTAGAACGGCCATTATCAAGAGATACGACTGCCTATAGCCAACAAACTGACCCAGGTCCGGACTACGGTCTTTTATCCACCACCGCCTTTCGCTTTTCCAATAACCAAGTTCGAGAGCAACCTCGTCAAGATGCACACCAGCTTCGTGCACTGGTGGTATCTTTCCTTCGGATTTGGCGGGAGCTTCGACCACAGGACGTACCTCGCTACGCATTCGTACTTCGTCCGATCGTCTCCCAGATATTCCGCATGTATCTGAGAAATGAATTAGTATTGAGTATGGATGAACTCGATCAAATGAGAGAGTTGGGTCGAAGTGTCATTCATCACTATCGCATGCGTGCTTATTCCAGAGCGATTGGTGAGGAGAGGAGCGAGACTAATGCCATAGACCGACTGGCGGACCGGCTCCGAGGGCAGCATATTGGTATTGGGACTCGTGTGGTCATCAATGGAGTTAATCCGAGAGAGCCATTGGTGAGAGGCATTGTTGTATCAGACGTGAGTATTTGTCTTACTGTAAAAGTTCCAGTATTCAACTACTCATATGGACTGGAATCTATCACCAGACCGACCGGGGCAGGCATTCAACTAATGAAGAGGTTCATGGGTGGCTTGGTGGCTTATAAGAATTCAATGCTATCTATTTCTGAAGAAATTTTATTATTGTTAGATAATTAGTACTCTAACAAGGATGTGTACATCTACTTTATAGCGTAGTGTATGCAGGTCGTCCAATATACTTGCCGGTTGACCGAGTTTCTCAAGTAAACTCCCACTTCCTCCAGAGTTCTCCAGGGTTCTTCGATCAGGGGACTTATCTATGGGACACTCCAGAGAACCCTGTAGATGTCTAGAGAAGTTTGCTCCAGATACCTCTGAAGATCTCCGGAACGCTCcagagcgctctggagttaAGTGGTCCTTTGGAGAAATAGACGATTTCGTTGAGAATGCCGGGTCAAGCCCAAGGACTAGCGGTATAACAGATTGTCAATCAATTAATTCGTTGGGTTAATCTCATCTAAACGAGGGTATATCTCATACGACCCATAAGTGTATACATGGTTGAAGATCAAAACATTGAGCATTTATTGGATTTGATTTGAAAAAAATGAGCGCCAGGCGCGCTACATCCTAGTTTATTTATGGGCATCCGCTATGAAGGTAGTATCTGAAGCTACATGAGTGATTGTGGAAGATAACTTAAACCTCAGCACTGAGCCCAAACTCTCTCTTAATAGTTGAACGACTGGCTGTTTTTGGGCGCGTAAATCAGTGTTAGGCGCCGGCAGATAAGATAACTCGTTGCCACGTGATGTGATGTGATTCTTGGGTCTTCGACCGACGTCGACCAACAGCTGGACTTGCCTATTCGTACGCCTCGATTCATATTTTCATCACTCGGCCAACGCTGCTGGCAAGTGTGCGGACGAGGAATATGTATCCCGATTATTGAAAATATCTATTTTTTCTCACAGAATACTACTCTGATCGAGCACGGCCACACATACTATAGCGCCTCCTTTCACGCGCGGATTCTCGGTGAGTGATCTCGATGAATGACTTTTTGTACTCTCTGACCTAATCTTCGAAGAAATCCACTCATGTCTAATCAGCCTGGCCAACAACATCATGTACAACATCCGCACCTCGGAGGAAACCTATTTCCTAATGGCGCGAATACACATATAAACCCTGGGATGCACAATGCACTCGGATTTCCCGGAGCGTACAATGCGCAGATGGGCTTTCATGCTCCACAGCCGCCGCAACAGGCTTATGCGAATATGGCCATGATGGGCATGGGTGCGCAGAATGCGCAAGCACAGGCGGCGAGGTTACAATTGCAGCAAATCCAGGTCCGACAAGCTCAAGCCCGCGCACATGCTCAAGCTCAGGCACAGGCCCAAGCGCAAGCTCAAGCGCAAGCTCAGCAAGCACAACAAGCCCAGCAGGTTCAACAGGCTCAACAAGCCCAGCAAGCTCAACAAGCCCAAGCTCAAGCCCAGGCTCAGGCGCAGGCGCAGGCGCAGGCTCAGGCTCAAGCACAGGCTCAAGCACATGCACAGGCTCAAGCACAAGCACAGGCTCAAGCACAAGCGCAAAGTCAAGCCCAATTGCAGGCGCAGAACCAGGCCCAACCACAAGGCCAGCAACGACAGCAAAACCAGGCGATGCTCAATAATGGCGCCGGCCCTAGCACTAACTTCGCACTAACCCCCGCCTCCTCAGAGGTAACACCGGAACAACTCGCCGTATCGCAGGCGAAGCTCGCAGGTCTCTTGCAGCTGACCGAACATGCTGGACCAACACAATCTCTTGCTGTCACTGCGGCGGTTGCTCCACATCTACCGCAAATTCTCGCCCTTGCCAAGTCCGGTCACCTTAATGCACAGCAATTGGCACAGGCAAGTTGGACATCGAAACTGGAACTTCGTCAATTAATCTTTTTATGTAGCTCAAGACTCTCATCGGAATGGTAGCAAAGAGTAACGGAAAACCAATTCCGAATCAGCTACAGCGTCAGGTGCAGGGGTCACCTCAGGTTCAGGTGAGTACTTGGTTTCGTCCCGGATTGAGTGTTCTTCAAACGGGACCCGTGTAAACCATGTAATGTCTGACCAGAGCCCTTGTTGCGATTGTAGGCCACCGGCAGCTCTTTCCCGAATAGCCCTGCTATGATGAACGCAACCCCACCACAACCGGTAAGCAATAAATGATTCGTATTcctagtttagagtgtcaaCCCGCACCTCCAGGCCCAACCATCGCATCTTCAGAACGTGAATTCCCAAAGTCCTCACCTGGGGCAGAATGTGACGTTGAACCAGAATCTTCatggccatatgcaaccgCATGCTCAAGTACAACAAAACCCGCCCCAGCCAATGAATCATCTCCCGACCCCCCAACAACTACATCTTCAGTCGCAGCAGCTCCAGGCGGGTCAGAATCATTCCCATTTGAACCAGCCATCGCATCTACAACAGCCCCACATCCAGAACCAGCCCCACATCCAGGCTCAAACCCAAGGCTCTCCTGCACCCCCAAATCAAGTAATCGGAATCAAGCGCAAAGCTCCGCCTGGCACTCTTACTTTGCCACCAAACGAATTGGCGCAGCAACCCCAGCAGGCAAACAATGTGAATGGTGGCCAAGTAAATGGCCTCCAACAAGGAGCGCAGGCCAACGGGACGCAAACGAATGGCGTCATTCAGGCGAACGGAATCAACCAGCAGGCGACCGGTGCTCAAGTAAACGGCGTCCATCAGCAGTCGAATGGCACAGCTCCTCAGCAAAACGGACAGACGCTACAGCCGGTGAATAAGCAAGTGCAAGCCGCCATTTTGGAGCGCGCCAGGACCATTGCTCGAAGCCAGGGTCGTGCTGACGA
This genomic interval from Rhizoctonia solani chromosome 11, complete sequence contains the following:
- a CDS encoding Transcription initiation factor TFIID subunit A, with product MSNQPGQQHHVQHPHLGGNLFPNGANTHINPGMHNALGFPGAYNAQMGFHAPQPPQQAYANMAMMGMGAQNAQAQAARLQLQQIQVRQAQARAHAQAQAQAQAQAQAQAQQAQQAQQVQQAQQAQQAQQAQAQAQAQAQAQAQAQAQAQAQAHAQAQAQAQAQAQAQSQAQLQAQNQAQPQGQQRQQNQAMLNNGAGPSTNFALTPASSEVTPEQLAVSQAKLAGLLQLTEHAGPTQSLAVTAAVAPHLPQILALAKSGHLNAQQLAQASWTSKLELPKSNGKPIPNQLQRQVQGSPQVQATGSSFPNSPAMMNATPPQPAQPSHLQNVNSQSPHLGQNVTLNQNLHGHMQPHAQVQQNPPQPMNHLPTPQQLHLQSQQLQAGQNHSHLNQPSHLQQPHIQNQPHIQAQTQGSPAPPNQVIGIKRKAPPGTLTLPPNELAQQPQQANNVNGGQVNGLQQGAQANGTQTNGVIQANGINQQATGAQVNGVHQQSNGTAPQQNGQTLQPVNKQVQAAILERARTIARSQGRADEAYILNVARALMARFQQQQQERIRAQQAAQAQAQAQVVGMPGASQSQIPAQAQSQPPQQQPQTQPQQQPQPQAPVQVPQQSQQPPTLPQTQPSSAALSGQPQIQPQTPVQVPQPTLSQPQQPQAGPSTLQPPPSGPSLSGNAEAPATSSSQTRTTSDPSMAQINNVSQADEASSTFQTNGESAPGTVAPSSPHTLNVTNPGPQTWPVPKNLKTFGSFRMGARPTLSQGLAGGPVLGTPSQLLRFGAGDEALGLGIGDAEAEEKEDAGASVAAKKVGSMSEPGVGQPGKRTIQDLVAELDPRVTVDYEMESYLLARADEFIDSVMHFACRIAKHRGSDQVEPRDIQLHLERNHNIRIPGFASDEIRGALSRPAVEVKPKNVGGTDKSKKKKLNPEAAASLRTARVAAVQNARGMGKD